One window from the genome of Zymoseptoria tritici IPO323 chromosome 11, whole genome shotgun sequence encodes:
- a CDS encoding receptor-activated Ca2+-permeable cation channel (Receptor-activated Ca2+-permeable cation channels (STRPC family)), whose translation MLTRKSLRGASTKSISEALRAARSREEQDTLLGDGVEADDDGCYPPRKNDDPRIPNPHRALPVYNTTHKIRRLIIASIDDPYSNEQLRSPRMNAAVVRPLVDHLYDPDDVSIVFCLLVNRVQFLREQSYQAHHQTVNITRAYLCELVASRVLRRFDEDHEGRDGLLKLANVLVAGFEPFQNAPSEVTREHRTALHWTIRWHLARPEGQRMLTALEVAIVSESKSFLSSSACQKIVENVYRGRIIYTPTSFIDILPDHYKDRGITLYDPRRAPLLNQYRLIVPRTRNIIEGVQFAILLILYVLTMTIEAETIGPSHLEFTKLELVFIIYAIGWNLDEIASILMHGWTVHTENLWSFLDITFVFIFWTYLGVRTNGLMYNDPATSKLASDILAMAAPVLLPRLAFCVMSENMLFISLRAMMSDFTFLTLLACWCFGGFILAMWWLSEGQEGFLNHTIITISKWMLWIWFGLDGTGIQRSVEMHWFLGPLLMIMFAFLGNTLFMTILVAMLSNTYASLSKNATAEIEFRRAVLTFEGVKSDALFAYRPPFNVLALVILLPLKFVLTPRWFHKVNITAVRILNAPILLLISWYERRYLWKRPTLLSPPRKHTWLSMWERFGAHGDLQAVFDSDPPQSVLDEFDDVDDVLGLELVDGFDYTSAMRARRGSRSISEASGVFYSRSRSRLNGIRRNGRRGDSWPEVPVPDGNDDGGQV comes from the exons ATGCTCACACGGAAATCTCTGAGAGGTGCCAGCACGAAGAGTATATCCGAAGCATTACGAGCGGCACGGTCACGAGAAGAGCAGGATACACTTTTAGGAGATGGCGTTGAGGCGGACGACGATGGATGCTATCCTCCGAGAAAGAATGATGATCCACGAATACCAAATCCGCATAGAGCGTTGCCGGTGTACAATACAACCCACAAGATCAGGCGTTTGATCATTGCTAGCATCG ATGATCCGTACAGCAACGAGCAACTGAGAAGTCCACGCATGAACGCCGCAGTCGTTCGGCCGTTGGTCGATCATCTCTACGACCCGGACGACGTCTCCATTGTCTTCTGTCTGCTGGTCAACCGCGTGCAATTCTTGAGGGAGCAGTCGTACCAGGCACATCATCAAACAGTCAACATTACGAGGGCGTATCTGTGCGAGCTGGTCGCAAGTCGAGTATTACGACGCTTCGATGAGGACCATGAAGGCAGAGATGGTCTGCTCAAGCTGGCGAATGTTCTCGTGGCTGGATTCGAGCCATTCCAAAACGCTCCGTCTGAAGTCACAAGAGAGCACAGAACCGCTCTGCATTGGACGATCAGATGGCATCTTGCTCGCCCGGAAGGACAGCGCATGCTTACGGCACTGGAAGTTGCCATTGTGTCCGAGTCGAAGAGCTTTCTCAGCAGCTCAGCCTGCCAAAAGATTGTGGAGAACGTCTATCGCGGACGAATAATCTATACTCCCACATCGTTCATCGACATCCTTCCGGACCACTACAAAGACCGCGGCATCACACTTTACGACCCACGGCGTGCACCTCTCCTCAACCAATATCGCCTCATTGTCCCACGCACACGCAACATCATCGAAGGAGTCCAATTCGCCATTCTGCTGATTCTCTACGTCCTTACCATGACCATCGAAGCGGAGACCATTGGCCCTAGTCATCTAGAATTCACCAAACTCgagctcgtcttcatcataTACGCCATCGGCTGGAACCTCGACGAAATTGCCTCGATCCTGATGCACGGCTGGACCGTCCATACAGAAAACCTGTGGTCCTTCCTCGATATCAccttcgtcttcatcttctggaCATACCTCGGCGTGCGCACCAACGGCCTTATGTACAACGATCCGGCGACCAGCAAACTCGCCTCCGACATCCTCGCCATGGCGGCGCCGGTCCTCCTGCCGCGGCTTGCCTTCTGTGTCATGTCAGAAAACATGCTGTTCATATCCCTCCGCGCCATGATGTCGGATTTCACCTTCCTAACTCTTCTCGCATGCTGGTGCTTCGGTggcttcatcctcgccatgTGGTGGCTCAGCGAAGGCCAAGAAGGCTTTCTCAACCATACAATAATCACCATCTCCAAGTGGATGCTCTGGATCTGGTTCGGGCTGGATGGTACAGGTATCCAGCGCAGTGTGGAAATGCACTGGTTCCTTGGTCCACTCCTCATGATCATGTTCGCTTTCCTCGGCAACACCCTCTTTATGACCATCCTTGTCGCGATGCTGTCCAATACGTacgcctccctctccaaaaACGCCACGGCCGAGATAGAATTCCGCCGCGCTGTGCTCACTTTCGAAGGAGTCAAGTCGGACGCTCTGTTCGCCTATCGTCCACCCTTCAACGTCCTCGCATTGGTAATCCTACTACCACTCAAATTCGTACTTACACCTCGTTGGTTCCACAAAGTGAACATCACCGCAGTCCGCATCCTCAACGCTCCGATCCTGCTGCTGATATCCTGGTACGAGCGTCGCTACCTCTGGAAACGCCCAACCCTCCTTTCGCCTCCCAGGAAACATACCTGGCTTTCCATGTGGGAGCGCTTCGGCGCGCACGGCGACTTGCAAGCAGTGTTCGACTCGGATCCACCGCAGAGTGTATTGGATGAGTTCGATGACGTGGACGATGTGCTGGGCCTGGAATTGGTGGATGGGTTTGATTACACGAGTGCgatgagggcgaggagaggGAGTAGGTCGATCAGCGAGGCGAGTGGAGTGTTCTATTCGAGGTCAAGGAGTCGGTTGAACGGTATCAGGAGGAACGGCAGGAGAGGGGATAGTTGGCCAGAGGTACCGGTCCCGGATGGGAATGATGATGGAGGGCAGGTTTGA
- the MgPDI gene encoding PDI precursor protein (involved in oxidative protein folding in the ER probably by the formation and isomerization of disulfide bonds in newly sythesized proteins) has protein sequence MRYSLGLMGLAALAAASDVADLNKDTFPAFIKDNDLVLAEFFAPWCGHCKALAPEYEEAATTLKEKNIALAKVDCTEHQDLCQEYGVEGYPTLKIFRGADNVAPYSGPRKAQAIVSYMTKQQLPAVSELTTSTALDEFKTADKIVIVGYFAADDKKSNATFNEVAEAHRDSYLFGATSDVALAEAEGAVQPSIVLYKTFDEGKNTFAEKFDKKAIEEWAKTSATPLIGEVGPETYSDYMAAEIPLAYIFAETPEEREEFAKDLKPVAEAYKGKINFATIDAGSFGQHASNLNLAYPYADAGSAKKLSAKNIGKFVKDFVAGKIEPSIKSEPIPEKQEGVHVVVAKNYQEVVIDSKQDVLLEFYAPWCGHCKSLAPKYDELAGLYKPHLDKIIIAKVDATANDVPDEIQGFPTIKLFKAGSKDAPIAYDGDRSIADLSKFIKENGSSGVYVEYIEPEVSDPVDTEGMPAQAAAATEKAKEGVKEKVKEAAQAAYEAVTGDEDLDEHDEL, from the exons ATGCGTTACTCACTCGGTCTTATGGGCCTTGCTGCCCTGGCGGCTGCATCG GATGTCGCCGACCTGAACAAGGACACCTTCCCGGCCTTCATCAAGGACAAcgacctcgtcctcgccgagt TCTTCGCGCCATGGTGCGGTCACTGCAAGGCGCTCGCGCCAGAATACGAGGAGGCTGCCACGACATTGAAAGAGAAGAACATCGCATTGGCCAAGGTCGACTGCACCGAGCACCAAGATCTGTGCCAGGAGTACGGCGTGGAGGGATACCCAACCCTCAAGATCTTCCGCGGCGCGGACAACGTTGCTCCATACTCGGGCCCTCGCAAGGCTCAGGCCATTGTCTCATACATGACCAAGCAGCAGCTACCTGCTGTGTCGGAGCTCACCACCTCGACCGCTCTCGATGAGTTCAAGACCGCCGACAAGATTGTCATTGTTGGCTACTTCGCCGCCGATGACAAGAAGTCCAACGCTACCTTCAACGAGGTCGCCGAGGCGCACCGTGACTCTTACCTCTTCGGTGCTACTTCTGATGTCGCTCTCGCCGAGGCAGAGGGTGCCGTCCAGCCATCCATTGTCCTTTACAAGACCTTCGATGAGGGCAAGAACACCTTCGCGGAGAAGTTTGACAAGAAAGCCATCGAGGAGTGGGCGAAGACCTCTGCTACTCCATTGATCGGCGAGGTCGGCCCAGAGACCTACTCTGACTACATGGCT GCCGAAATTCCTCTCGCCTACATCTTCGCCGAGACCCCAGAGGAGCGTGAGGAGTTCGCCAAGGACCTCAAGCCAGTCGCTGAGGCGTACAAGGGCAAGATCAACTTCGCTACCATTGACGCCGGCTCTTTCGGCCAGCACGCTAGTAACCTCAACCTCGCG TACCCATACGCCGACGCCGGTTCCGCCAAGAAGCTCAGCGCAAAGAACATTGGAAAATTCGTCAAGGACTTCGTTGCTGGCAAGATTGAGCCATCCATCAAGAGCGAGCCGATCCCAGAGAAGCAGGAGGGTGTCCACGTCGTCGTGGCCAAGAACTACCAGGAGGTCGTCATCGACAGCAAGCAGGATGTTCTCCTCGAGTTCTACGCTCCATGGTGCGGACACTGCAAGTCGCTTGCTCCCAAGTACGACGAGCTCGCCGGCCTGTACAAGCCTCACCTCGACAAGATCATCATCGCCAAGGTCGACGCTACCGCCAACGACGTCCCAGACGAGATCCAGGGTTTCCCTACCATCAAGCTCTTCAAGGCTGGCTCCAAGGACGCTCCAATTGCCTACGACGGCGACCGCTCCATTGCGGATCTCTCCAAGTTCATCAAGGAGAACGGATCTTCCGGCGTCTACGTCGAGTACATTGAGCCCGAGGTTTCCGATCCCGTTGACACCGAGGGCATGCCTGCGCAAGCTGCTGCCGCTACTGAGAAGGCCAAGGAGGGCGTCaaggagaaggtcaaggaggCCGCTCAGGCCGCTTACGAGGCTGTGACTGGTGATGAGGACCTCGATGAGCACGACGAGCTTTAG